The nucleotide window GCTTTTTGTTTTTCAAATGGCCATTTGTCGTGGTCAGCTTTTGTTTAAAAAGCCAGGGGCTTGATTGAATATCTGTTTTTTCTAAAGCGCTTTTCACTGAAGGGCGAATAACATCGGCTGTCGTGATGCTCCATCAATTCCCATGATGCTCTTGTCATAGAAGATGGATTTAAACCAGGGGATGGCCATTGGCGCCGGACACTCAAAGCGCTCGTGCCCGGCTTTTTATTGAATCGACAGCGAGAAGCCATGCCAGCCTTTATTTATTCCCCTCAAGCTGCTTAACGCAGCTGCAGCGTCTCGCTGCAGAGCACCTTGATGCCTTTCTTGGGCCTGAGGGCCCACTCCAGCATGGCCCGGGCGACCAGCTTTGTCTTGATGGGGCGCCAGCGCCTGGGCAGCAAGGGGCCAAGCAGGCGGCATAGCGTCAACGCCAGTTCCTCGCCCAGGCGACGCTGGGCCCTGGGGCCGGCATCCAGCAGGGAAGGGCGCACCAGGCACAGGCAGGGAAAATCCAGCAGCTGCAGATCCCGCTCCGTTTCACCCTTTACCCTCAGGTAGAAGTTGGCGGCGCGGGCGTTGGCGCCCATGGAGGAGCAATAGGCCCAGGCCGGGGTGCCGTGCTCCCTGGCCAGCCTGGCCAGGGCCAGCACCAGATCGTGATCCACGGCCCTGAAGGCGGACTTGCCGCCGGCGGCTTTCAAGGTGGTGCCCAGGCAGCACAGGGCGGCGTCGGCCCGCCACCAGGTGGCGTCATCGGGCAGCTGACTGAAGTCCAGTACCGGATTGTGCAGCTTGGGATGGCTGGGCAAGGGGGTGCGGCTGAGGACCACCACCTTG belongs to Gallaecimonas sp. GXIMD4217 and includes:
- a CDS encoding NAD-dependent dehydratase, with protein sequence MTLLLLGATGAVGRQLLALALADARVDKVVVLSRTPLPSHPKLHNPVLDFSQLPDDATWWRADAALCCLGTTLKAAGGKSAFRAVDHDLVLALARLAREHGTPAWAYCSSMGANARAANFYLRVKGETERDLQLLDFPCLCLVRPSLLDAGPRAQRRLGEELALTLCRLLGPLLPRRWRPIKTKLVARAMLEWALRPKKGIKVLCSETLQLR